In Treponema vincentii, a single window of DNA contains:
- a CDS encoding phenylalanine--tRNA ligase subunit alpha, which translates to MDIQSVLKNLHPLEIKVLKNFKIGEGLYAKKLQEVLQYKEGHANQAFSWLKLKELVKGKTRKTTVVYELTELGKDYAKNGLPAERIILLLKEAGPLKLPEIAQKLGLQNKDVGSSFGELSKAGCAAMNDEKKAAYIKDPDDKNFLLKKALLKRAAESAECRLPEDSLTEDEKACIADIAKKRGAADAAFKIIERDEIVYAFTDMVAAVQKALNAAGITGDETGQLTSESLKTGAWKTQTFRSYNIQLPPARVIPGRTNPYVDFLESVKDKLTSLGFEEFDGPLVETDFWNSDALFMPQFHAARDIHDVYYLKNPTHAKAIEEPFLSRVAEIHETGGDSGSRGWNYHFDRDFTRQLLLRSQGTVLSAHQLAKAKIPGKYFGIARCFRYDKVDATHLSDFYQTEGIVLGEQVNLRTLLGILKMFAVEIAGATEVKYVGGYFPFTEPSIEVHIKHPVLGWFELGGSGIFRPEVTRAMGIDVPVLAWGIGIDRMALMALGLNDLRELFSTDIEGVRLRR; encoded by the coding sequence ATGGATATTCAATCGGTATTAAAAAATCTACACCCGCTTGAAATCAAGGTATTAAAGAACTTTAAGATAGGCGAAGGATTATATGCGAAAAAACTGCAAGAGGTTTTGCAGTATAAAGAAGGTCATGCAAATCAGGCCTTTTCATGGCTCAAGCTCAAAGAATTAGTAAAAGGAAAAACGAGAAAGACAACCGTTGTCTACGAATTGACGGAGCTTGGCAAAGACTATGCAAAAAACGGATTGCCTGCCGAGCGGATTATCTTGTTGTTAAAGGAAGCAGGGCCGCTCAAGCTGCCCGAAATTGCACAGAAACTCGGTTTGCAGAATAAGGATGTCGGCTCTTCCTTCGGGGAACTTTCCAAGGCCGGCTGCGCCGCGATGAATGATGAAAAAAAAGCGGCATATATAAAAGACCCTGACGATAAAAACTTCTTGCTGAAAAAAGCGCTGCTGAAACGCGCTGCAGAATCTGCCGAATGCCGGCTGCCTGAGGACTCTTTAACGGAGGACGAAAAGGCCTGCATCGCCGATATTGCGAAAAAGCGCGGCGCAGCGGATGCCGCATTCAAGATTATTGAACGGGACGAGATTGTCTACGCCTTTACGGATATGGTTGCCGCAGTACAGAAGGCATTGAATGCGGCGGGTATTACCGGCGACGAAACCGGACAACTGACATCCGAAAGCCTTAAAACAGGTGCATGGAAAACACAAACCTTCCGCAGCTACAATATCCAGCTGCCGCCAGCCCGCGTTATCCCCGGCAGGACAAACCCCTACGTTGATTTTTTAGAGAGCGTCAAAGATAAACTCACGTCGCTCGGCTTCGAGGAATTTGATGGGCCGCTGGTCGAAACGGATTTCTGGAACTCCGATGCGCTCTTTATGCCGCAGTTCCATGCCGCCCGCGACATTCACGATGTGTATTACCTAAAAAATCCCACGCATGCCAAAGCCATCGAAGAACCCTTCCTCTCCCGTGTTGCAGAAATTCACGAAACGGGCGGGGACAGCGGCAGCCGCGGCTGGAACTATCACTTTGACCGCGATTTTACCCGGCAACTCTTGCTCCGCAGCCAAGGCACGGTATTGTCCGCTCATCAGCTGGCAAAGGCAAAAATCCCGGGCAAATACTTCGGTATTGCACGCTGCTTCCGCTATGACAAAGTAGACGCAACGCATCTTTCCGACTTTTACCAGACGGAAGGTATCGTCCTCGGTGAACAGGTCAACCTGCGAACGCTGCTCGGTATCCTCAAGATGTTTGCCGTCGAAATTGCCGGCGCCACTGAAGTGAAGTATGTCGGCGGGTACTTCCCTTTTACGGAGCCTTCTATAGAGGTGCATATCAAGCATCCGGTACTCGGCTGGTTTGAGTTGGGCGGCTCCGGCATCTTCCGCCCCGAAGTTACCAGGGCGATGGGTATCGACGTTCCCGTTCTGGCATGGGGTATCGGTATTGACCGTATGGCGTTGATGGCATTGGGACTCAACGATTTACGCGAGCTGTTCAGTACCGATATCGAAGGTGTCCGGCTCCGCAGATAG
- the tyrS gene encoding tyrosine--tRNA ligase: MNKALQTLIDRGFFQQCTDAEALSALMDKGPITFYTGTDPTGGSLHIGHLVPQFAVRHLRDAGHIGIALLGGGTGRIGDPSGKTEMRKMLDYQQLDENVEKIKAQLDRFIGFDGKTAFAENNKNWLADLNYIDFLRDIGSCFSVNKMLSFEAYKIRMETGLSFLEFNYQLLQSYDFLMLHQKHHCCLQIGGDDQWGNIVAGVDLVRRKTGDEVFGLTFPLITRSDGKKMGKSEKGALFLNKEMTPVFDFFQYWRNVDDADVRRFMLLFTFLPIEEVDRICAGNINEAKERLAWEVTKEIHGKDEADTALAGAKAAFGGGGDKTAMPTVKINRSVFEQGISIVDLFVQSGLCATKSDARRLIEQGGALVTGKSVTDFKTVITAATLDEAGELILRAGKKRFSRIVTR; this comes from the coding sequence ATGAATAAAGCTTTGCAGACGTTAATAGACCGCGGATTTTTTCAGCAATGCACTGATGCAGAAGCACTATCCGCGTTAATGGATAAGGGGCCGATCACGTTTTACACCGGTACCGACCCAACCGGCGGTAGTTTGCATATCGGGCACCTTGTTCCTCAATTTGCAGTTCGGCATTTACGCGATGCAGGTCATATCGGTATTGCACTGCTTGGTGGCGGCACGGGGCGCATCGGCGACCCTTCGGGGAAAACGGAAATGCGTAAAATGCTGGACTATCAACAACTTGATGAAAATGTTGAAAAGATAAAAGCGCAGCTCGACCGATTTATCGGATTTGACGGAAAGACAGCCTTTGCAGAAAACAACAAAAATTGGCTGGCCGATTTAAACTATATCGATTTCCTTAGAGACATCGGCTCCTGTTTTTCGGTTAACAAAATGCTTTCCTTTGAGGCGTACAAGATACGGATGGAAACAGGGTTGTCCTTCCTTGAGTTCAACTATCAACTGCTGCAAAGCTACGACTTTTTAATGCTGCATCAAAAACATCATTGTTGCCTGCAAATAGGTGGCGACGATCAATGGGGCAATATTGTCGCAGGCGTTGATTTAGTCCGCCGTAAGACCGGCGATGAGGTATTCGGCCTGACCTTCCCGCTCATTACCCGTAGCGACGGTAAAAAAATGGGAAAGAGCGAAAAAGGAGCGCTCTTCTTAAACAAAGAGATGACTCCTGTGTTCGACTTTTTTCAATATTGGCGGAATGTTGACGACGCCGATGTGCGCCGCTTTATGCTGCTGTTCACCTTTTTGCCGATCGAAGAGGTTGACCGTATTTGTGCCGGCAATATTAACGAGGCAAAAGAGCGACTCGCATGGGAAGTTACCAAAGAAATACATGGAAAAGACGAAGCGGACACGGCGCTTGCAGGCGCTAAAGCCGCATTCGGTGGTGGTGGCGATAAAACCGCTATGCCGACGGTGAAAATAAACCGCAGCGTTTTTGAGCAAGGAATTTCGATTGTCGATTTATTTGTTCAAAGCGGTTTATGTGCCACCAAGAGTGATGCACGTCGTTTAATAGAGCAAGGCGGTGCCCTTGTCACAGGCAAATCGGTTACCGACTTTAAAACCGTCATTACCGCCGCCACCTTGGACGAAGCGGGAGAGCTTATTCTACGCGCCGGTAAAAAACGATTTAGCCGTATCGTTACCCGCTAA
- a CDS encoding bacteriohemerythrin: MEKFVSWDVSYDVGVPSVDKQHRHLVDLINSLYNACLGERAELEATFRDVMKELVDYVMIHFKDEEAIMEQINYPGLKEHRQKHELFVKEILKSVNAYTNGKQLVPNSFVRFLRDWLFNHILIDDKAWARYYFSLKK, encoded by the coding sequence ATGGAGAAATTCGTTTCATGGGATGTAAGCTATGATGTGGGAGTGCCGAGTGTCGATAAACAACACCGCCACTTAGTAGATTTGATCAATAGCTTATATAATGCTTGTTTAGGGGAAAGGGCTGAACTTGAAGCAACATTTAGAGATGTGATGAAAGAGTTGGTAGATTATGTAATGATCCACTTTAAAGATGAAGAAGCCATCATGGAACAAATAAATTATCCAGGGCTGAAAGAACATCGGCAAAAGCACGAACTGTTTGTTAAAGAAATTTTAAAATCCGTCAATGCCTACACAAACGGCAAACAACTTGTTCCAAATTCATTTGTCCGCTTTTTACGTGATTGGCTGTTTAATCATATCTTAATCGACGATAAAGCATGGGCACGTTATTACTTTTCACTTAAAAAATAA
- a CDS encoding helicase-related protein yields MKYTQLPVYEQKARILESLERHQVIVVESPTGSGKTTQLPVILHEAGYTQTGMIGVTQPRRIAALSVSEFIAHQLKVPLGDTVGYKMRFEDHTSPSTKIKIMTDGILLQELKLDPWLSKYSVIMVDEAHERSLNIDFILGLLKRILQERHDFKVIISSATINTDMFSMYFNECPVIKIDAMTYPVTLIFDPPAITASTETLAAETALLDKIAVIVGRILSEGRPGAILVFLPGERAIKNCIERLSHESWFRKLYPLPLYGRLSKEEQERVFKSPPFGKKKIVIATNIAETSITINDIAAVIDSGLSKLNFYNPFTYTSSLDEAPVSKASCNQRRGRAGRTQEGVCYRLYTRKDFETRVMYTTEEIYRTDLSEVVMRMAELGIYDFANFDFISPPGKKGIIGAVDTLNMLGALESDNSLSKIGQMMCLFPLSPRQSRMIVEAVLYYPESIEDVLIAAGFLSARSPFLFPDGHELEARKAHAAFRDPLGDFVSFLKVYRQYMQAENQKKFCERFYLDERIMAEIANIKEQLELIVSDMGVPILSGGKPADYLTAVARGMIQFVCAAQGRDVYRSLTTEKISIHPGSCMYKEHQPFIVAGEIVRTSRMYAMSVSPLSKDIVALVAPALLDKKAAQQVRARAGTAEGRVDRSAVGTGKAGGKNAQGAGVSGKLSGSSGKAVGQGSRISSAGAIGEKQPQTVSICGTPYIVQKMKGKKQLLLPWEQFSRTIEQLRAERQQTGKTDADWDTQKGTAAETVGSSQEVSPLENGSIVYDGRLEQLKNLRAKITFGSYELLAGEKFGLVLSIAEAFPLQPLDSETPFPRTKNFTLPDDTAALLEQLPLIFRTVAAKQKSKQLGFITLFNDGNGTFWLKTSRGFHTALHENLASLQQLIDSAGSELDEAQTAAVNSLYSKIAKLI; encoded by the coding sequence ATGAAGTATACACAGCTGCCTGTTTATGAACAAAAGGCACGTATTTTAGAGAGCTTGGAACGCCATCAGGTTATTGTCGTTGAAAGCCCTACCGGATCGGGGAAAACGACCCAGCTGCCGGTGATTTTACACGAGGCGGGCTATACGCAAACCGGTATGATCGGCGTTACCCAGCCGCGGCGGATTGCAGCTCTTTCCGTCAGCGAATTTATTGCACATCAGCTGAAGGTTCCGCTCGGCGATACGGTTGGCTACAAGATGCGGTTTGAAGATCATACCTCGCCGAGCACTAAGATAAAGATTATGACCGACGGGATTCTCTTGCAGGAGCTTAAGCTCGACCCATGGCTTAGCAAGTATTCCGTTATTATGGTAGATGAGGCGCATGAGCGCAGTTTGAATATCGATTTTATCCTTGGGCTGCTCAAGCGGATTTTGCAGGAGCGGCATGATTTTAAGGTGATTATCTCGTCGGCAACTATCAACACCGATATGTTTTCGATGTATTTTAACGAGTGTCCGGTTATTAAAATCGATGCGATGACCTATCCGGTTACGCTCATCTTTGATCCTCCTGCCATCACCGCCTCTACGGAAACGCTTGCCGCCGAAACCGCACTGCTCGATAAAATCGCGGTGATTGTCGGGCGGATTTTAAGCGAGGGTCGCCCCGGAGCAATCCTTGTGTTCCTCCCCGGTGAACGAGCGATTAAGAACTGTATCGAGCGGCTCTCGCATGAGTCGTGGTTCCGCAAGCTCTATCCGCTGCCGCTGTACGGGCGCTTGAGCAAGGAAGAGCAGGAGCGGGTGTTTAAGTCCCCGCCGTTCGGGAAAAAGAAGATTGTTATCGCAACAAATATTGCCGAAACCTCCATCACCATCAATGATATTGCGGCAGTCATCGACTCAGGCTTGTCAAAGCTGAATTTTTACAATCCCTTCACCTACACCTCAAGCTTGGACGAAGCGCCGGTGTCGAAGGCTTCGTGTAATCAACGGCGGGGACGCGCCGGGCGGACGCAGGAAGGGGTATGCTACCGCCTCTACACCCGCAAGGATTTTGAAACCCGCGTTATGTACACCACGGAAGAAATTTACCGCACCGACCTCTCGGAGGTGGTGATGCGGATGGCGGAGCTGGGGATCTACGACTTTGCGAACTTCGATTTTATTTCCCCGCCCGGCAAGAAGGGCATTATCGGTGCGGTGGATACGCTCAATATGCTCGGCGCGTTGGAGAGCGATAATAGCCTGAGTAAAATCGGGCAGATGATGTGCCTCTTCCCGCTTAGCCCGCGTCAATCCCGTATGATCGTAGAAGCGGTGCTCTATTATCCTGAATCGATTGAGGATGTATTGATTGCCGCGGGCTTTTTATCGGCGCGCAGCCCCTTCCTCTTCCCCGACGGGCATGAGCTTGAAGCGAGAAAAGCCCACGCAGCATTCCGCGATCCGCTCGGAGACTTTGTGTCCTTCCTCAAGGTCTACCGACAGTATATGCAAGCGGAAAACCAAAAAAAGTTTTGTGAACGCTTTTACCTCGACGAGCGGATTATGGCGGAAATTGCCAACATCAAAGAGCAACTGGAGCTGATTGTCTCCGATATGGGCGTGCCGATCCTCTCCGGCGGAAAACCGGCAGATTATTTGACGGCGGTTGCCCGCGGTATGATCCAATTTGTGTGCGCTGCACAGGGGCGGGATGTGTACCGCAGCCTGACAACCGAAAAGATTTCCATCCATCCGGGTTCCTGCATGTATAAGGAGCATCAACCCTTTATCGTAGCGGGGGAGATTGTACGAACGTCGCGGATGTATGCCATGTCGGTCTCGCCTCTTTCCAAAGACATTGTAGCGCTGGTCGCCCCTGCGCTCCTCGACAAAAAAGCGGCGCAGCAAGTGCGGGCAAGGGCCGGTACTGCTGAAGGCAGGGTTGATCGGTCTGCCGTCGGAACCGGAAAAGCCGGAGGTAAAAACGCGCAAGGAGCCGGTGTGTCCGGTAAGCTCTCCGGCAGCAGCGGAAAGGCTGTAGGGCAGGGGAGCCGCATCAGCAGCGCAGGTGCGATCGGTGAAAAACAGCCGCAGACGGTCTCCATTTGTGGAACACCGTATATCGTACAAAAAATGAAAGGTAAAAAACAACTGTTGTTGCCGTGGGAGCAGTTCAGCCGTACGATAGAGCAGCTGCGGGCGGAGCGGCAACAAACCGGTAAAACGGATGCCGATTGGGATACACAAAAGGGTACTGCTGCCGAAACGGTCGGCAGCAGTCAGGAGGTCTCCCCTCTTGAAAACGGCAGTATTGTCTATGACGGACGGCTGGAGCAGCTGAAAAACTTGCGGGCAAAAATCACCTTCGGCAGCTATGAGCTGTTAGCCGGAGAAAAGTTCGGCTTGGTGTTAAGCATCGCTGAAGCCTTTCCGCTCCAGCCCCTTGATTCGGAAACCCCGTTCCCGCGGACTAAAAACTTCACGCTGCCTGATGACACAGCCGCCCTGCTGGAGCAGCTGCCGCTCATCTTCCGCACGGTTGCGGCAAAGCAGAAGAGCAAACAGCTTGGCTTTATCACCCTGTTCAACGATGGCAACGGTACTTTCTGGCTGAAAACTTCGCGTGGTTTCCACACGGCTCTGCACGAAAACCTTGCCTCCCTGCAACAGCTCATCGACAGTGCAGGTTCGGAACTGGATGAAGCGCAAACCGCAGCGGTCAACAGTCTCTACAGCAAAATTGCAAAACTGATATAG
- the murA gene encoding UDP-N-acetylglucosamine 1-carboxyvinyltransferase — protein MDEYYIEGGFPVKGTVKASGNKNAALPCIAAAVLTDQPVTLKNIPEIEDVSVMFEIFKSFGGTIVKLTQNEYTLQLKTVTDYEVPVPLAQKIRASILFAGPLLARYGKVMMTPPGGDVIGRRRLDTHFLALTELGAQVKINGHFLFTANKLIGQDIFLDEASVTATENAVMAAVTAEGETVITNAASEPHIQDLCKLLNAMGAKISGIGSNILTIHGVRQLHGAEYRIGADYMEVGSFIGLAAVTHGSLTITDINPPDMRPIKLAFNKLGIRWEIDGTSLTVPAQQSLKVNCDLGGMIPKIDDAPWPGFPADLTSIMAVIATQVDGTVLIHEKMFESRMFFVDKLIGMGARITLCDPHRAVVTGPSTLHGSELVSPDVRAGMALVIAACCARGESLIRNVYQIERGYEHLVDRFRALGVHIERKPVCV, from the coding sequence ATGGATGAATATTATATCGAAGGCGGTTTTCCCGTAAAGGGCACCGTTAAAGCAAGCGGAAATAAAAATGCTGCGCTCCCCTGTATCGCTGCCGCCGTTCTTACTGATCAGCCTGTTACGTTAAAGAATATCCCCGAAATTGAGGATGTTTCCGTGATGTTCGAAATCTTTAAATCGTTCGGTGGGACAATTGTTAAACTTACTCAAAATGAATATACGCTGCAATTAAAAACCGTAACCGATTATGAAGTCCCGGTGCCTCTGGCTCAAAAAATACGAGCTTCCATTTTGTTTGCCGGCCCGCTGCTGGCTCGCTATGGAAAAGTTATGATGACTCCGCCCGGCGGCGACGTTATCGGGCGGCGGCGGTTGGATACACACTTTTTAGCGCTAACTGAACTAGGCGCGCAGGTAAAAATAAACGGGCACTTTTTATTTACGGCAAATAAGCTTATCGGGCAGGATATCTTCTTGGATGAAGCATCCGTAACCGCGACCGAAAACGCGGTGATGGCTGCAGTAACCGCCGAGGGCGAAACCGTTATCACCAACGCGGCAAGCGAGCCGCATATTCAAGACCTCTGCAAGCTGTTGAACGCGATGGGGGCAAAGATTAGTGGTATCGGCTCAAATATTCTGACCATACATGGTGTGCGGCAGCTGCACGGCGCTGAATATCGCATTGGTGCCGATTACATGGAAGTCGGCTCGTTTATCGGGCTTGCGGCGGTAACACACGGCTCGCTTACCATCACCGATATCAACCCGCCTGATATGCGGCCGATAAAGCTTGCATTTAACAAGCTGGGTATCCGTTGGGAAATCGACGGAACAAGTCTTACCGTTCCTGCACAACAGAGCTTAAAAGTAAACTGTGACCTCGGCGGCATGATTCCAAAAATCGATGACGCACCGTGGCCGGGGTTTCCTGCAGATCTTACCAGCATAATGGCTGTTATCGCTACGCAGGTGGATGGCACGGTGCTTATCCACGAAAAGATGTTTGAATCTCGTATGTTTTTCGTCGACAAACTTATCGGCATGGGTGCCCGCATTACGCTTTGCGACCCGCACCGTGCTGTTGTTACCGGCCCAAGCACTTTGCACGGTTCGGAGCTGGTTTCTCCCGATGTGCGTGCGGGAATGGCACTCGTCATTGCTGCCTGCTGTGCCCGCGGCGAAAGCCTCATCCGGAATGTGTACCAAATCGAACGCGGCTATGAACACCTCGTTGACCGGTTCAGGGCGCTCGGCGTACACATCGAGCGAAAGCCGGTCTGCGTATAA
- the fliD gene encoding flagellar filament capping protein FliD, protein MNIPGIGAGKYDNLIETLMKKERAPRDSAAEDLKKYEQQNAIWRKINQFSTEIREKTRELYSFNNPFIEKTVTSSNERAITATASRDAREQTFKISINQIAQADSFLSQEVSKDFQVPKGVYTFTVGEKKFSLNWQGGKYRSFIDAVNKKGKDIIRISEIKTSPSAISLLFESQLTGEANKLEFSDDALSFALETGLIKKNDRPAVDAEKTEAVIPAQTTERIAFSNPVRSSQHYVLEYTVSLQSDAEAAAPLSASGATPLSSEEAIYGQVGSVSYKGVTVTNAPSDSGIASETLGLNTKPTAPVEDYGVLSLVSPRGTLIPLPALADTTELQTFSIPLSEYGDITGIAVHNNNTDKTVSIAQIKVYDPKATGEYIPVNPVSQAQEAVLTFEGIPVKRSTNKIDDLIPGVTLKLEDKTDKKESISIKPDTEAAKNAIIEFVAKYNRLLAEINIVTSNQQNVIDEIEYFTDDERKTAKENLGALFGDTTLSSLKNNLRQIVANVYRKNADTPIRTLSQIGISTKSDASSGLNEARLRGYLEIDEKKLDEALKDSMEDVRYLFGYDTDNDVLIDDGVAFQVFKQIDPYVQRGGIFSTRTNGLAAQIKTSKDKIARYDKALEKKELELRQKYGNMDGALRNLQKQSDMINNFSRQNKGSSDN, encoded by the coding sequence ATGAATATTCCCGGCATAGGAGCCGGTAAATATGATAATCTCATTGAAACGCTGATGAAAAAAGAGCGTGCCCCGCGCGATTCAGCTGCTGAAGATTTAAAAAAATACGAACAGCAAAATGCTATTTGGCGAAAGATAAACCAGTTTTCTACCGAAATTCGTGAAAAAACGCGGGAGCTCTATTCATTTAATAATCCTTTTATAGAAAAGACTGTTACTTCTTCTAATGAACGGGCAATAACGGCAACCGCATCGCGAGATGCCCGCGAACAAACTTTTAAAATATCCATCAATCAAATTGCACAAGCGGATTCTTTTTTATCACAAGAGGTATCGAAAGACTTTCAAGTTCCAAAAGGTGTATACACCTTTACCGTCGGTGAAAAAAAATTTTCACTAAATTGGCAAGGTGGAAAATACCGGAGTTTTATCGATGCTGTTAATAAAAAAGGGAAAGATATTATCAGGATTTCGGAAATAAAGACTTCGCCCAGTGCCATTTCGCTACTTTTTGAATCACAGCTGACAGGGGAAGCTAATAAACTGGAATTTTCCGATGACGCACTATCCTTTGCGCTTGAAACCGGGCTGATAAAAAAAAATGACCGTCCTGCCGTTGACGCCGAAAAAACGGAGGCGGTAATCCCCGCCCAAACAACGGAACGTATTGCGTTTTCAAACCCGGTACGCAGTTCGCAACACTATGTGTTGGAATACACTGTATCTTTGCAAAGCGACGCTGAGGCGGCCGCTCCGCTTTCCGCATCCGGGGCTACTCCTCTCTCAAGCGAAGAAGCTATTTACGGGCAAGTTGGTTCCGTGTCGTATAAGGGGGTAACTGTAACCAATGCGCCGAGTGATTCAGGTATTGCGTCTGAAACGCTCGGACTTAATACAAAACCTACTGCACCTGTGGAAGACTACGGTGTGCTGTCTTTAGTTTCACCGCGTGGAACGCTTATTCCGTTACCTGCATTGGCTGATACGACCGAACTTCAAACCTTCAGTATCCCCCTGAGCGAATACGGCGATATTACCGGCATCGCCGTGCACAATAACAACACCGATAAGACCGTATCGATAGCTCAGATCAAAGTATATGACCCTAAAGCGACCGGTGAATACATACCGGTTAATCCTGTTTCACAGGCGCAAGAAGCAGTGCTTACGTTTGAAGGTATTCCTGTAAAACGGAGTACAAATAAGATTGACGATCTTATTCCGGGCGTAACATTAAAGCTTGAGGATAAAACGGATAAAAAAGAAAGTATCAGTATTAAACCCGACACGGAAGCAGCAAAGAACGCCATCATTGAATTTGTTGCAAAGTACAATCGGCTTTTGGCGGAAATCAATATCGTAACGAGTAATCAGCAGAACGTTATCGACGAGATCGAATATTTTACTGATGACGAACGCAAAACGGCGAAAGAAAACCTCGGTGCTCTTTTCGGAGATACGACGCTGTCTTCTTTAAAGAATAATCTACGCCAGATTGTTGCAAATGTCTATCGAAAGAACGCCGATACCCCGATAAGGACGTTATCTCAGATCGGCATATCGACAAAGTCTGACGCAAGCTCAGGCCTGAACGAAGCGCGGCTTCGCGGATATTTGGAAATCGATGAAAAGAAACTTGATGAAGCCTTAAAAGATTCGATGGAAGATGTCCGTTACCTTTTCGGATATGATACCGATAATGATGTGCTAATTGATGATGGCGTTGCGTTTCAGGTGTTTAAACAGATAGATCCATACGTTCAGCGGGGTGGAATTTTTTCTACCCGGACAAATGGACTGGCAGCTCAAATTAAAACGAGTAAGGATAAAATTGCACGGTACGACAAGGCGCTTGAAAAAAAAGAGCTGGAGTTACGGCAAAAATATGGGAATATGGATGGGGCTTTACGGAATTTGCAAAAACAGTCGGATATGATCAATAATTTCAGTAGACAAAATAAAGGCAGTTCTGACAACTAG
- a CDS encoding flagellin, protein MIINHNMSAMYSQRNTGIVETRIVKDIEKLSSGMRINRAGDDASGLAVSEKMRSQIRGLNQAGQNIQNGVSFIQATEGYLAETTDIMQRLRELAVQAANGIYSAEDRMQIQVEVSQLVDEVDRIASHAQFNGMNLLTGRFAREAADNQLQLHVGANMDQSEKLFVGTMTALALGLTGGMQGGEGDMITISSVEGANMAIGTIDNALKQINKQRADLGAYQNRFELAYNGVAIAAENLQAAESRIRDADMAKQIVEYTKNQILMQSGTAMLAQANTQPQSVIRLLQ, encoded by the coding sequence ATGATTATTAACCACAACATGAGCGCTATGTATTCACAGCGCAACACAGGCATCGTCGAAACCAGAATCGTAAAAGACATAGAAAAGCTTTCCAGCGGTATGCGCATTAACCGCGCAGGTGATGATGCTTCCGGTCTTGCAGTTTCCGAAAAAATGAGAAGCCAGATCCGCGGTTTAAATCAAGCAGGCCAGAACATACAGAACGGTGTTTCCTTTATCCAAGCAACAGAAGGGTATTTAGCTGAAACCACCGATATCATGCAGCGCTTACGCGAGTTAGCAGTTCAGGCTGCTAACGGTATTTACTCCGCAGAAGACCGCATGCAAATTCAGGTTGAAGTTTCTCAACTTGTGGATGAAGTAGACCGCATTGCAAGCCATGCTCAGTTTAATGGTATGAACCTGCTTACCGGACGCTTCGCGAGAGAGGCTGCTGACAATCAGTTGCAGTTGCATGTCGGTGCAAACATGGATCAGTCTGAAAAGCTCTTTGTTGGTACGATGACAGCTTTGGCTCTCGGTCTTACCGGCGGTATGCAGGGCGGCGAAGGCGATATGATCACCATCTCCTCTGTAGAAGGTGCTAATATGGCAATCGGTACTATCGACAATGCATTGAAGCAGATTAACAAGCAGAGAGCAGACCTCGGTGCATACCAGAACCGTTTTGAACTTGCATACAATGGTGTTGCAATTGCTGCTGAAAACCTGCAGGCTGCTGAATCACGTATCCGCGATGCTGATATGGCAAAGCAGATCGTTGAGTACACCAAGAATCAGATCTTGATGCAGTCAGGTACGGCAATGCTTGCACAGGCGAACACACAACCCCAATCGGTTATCCGCCTCCTTCAATAG
- a CDS encoding flagellin, with product MVINHNMSAMFAQRTLGVTDVRIGKDIEKLSSGMRINRAGDDASGLAVSEKMRAQIRGLNQASANASNGISFIQVAEAYLQETTDIMQRIRELAVQASNGIYSAEDRMQIQVEVSQLVAEVDRIASSAQFNGMNMLTGRFAREGGENAVTGSMWFHIGANMDQRIRVYIGTMTAHALGVRDLSDNRTMTIETAEDANHSIGTIDEALKKINKQRADLGAYQNRLEMAVVGIDIAAENLQASESRIRDADMAKQMVEYTRNQILNQSGTAMLAQANSNTQLVLSLLR from the coding sequence ATGGTTATCAACCACAACATGAGTGCAATGTTTGCACAGCGTACATTGGGTGTTACCGATGTACGTATCGGTAAGGACATCGAAAAGCTGTCCAGCGGTATGCGCATCAATCGCGCAGGCGATGATGCTTCCGGACTCGCGGTTTCCGAAAAAATGCGCGCTCAAATCCGAGGTTTAAACCAAGCTTCGGCAAACGCATCGAACGGAATCAGCTTTATTCAAGTTGCCGAAGCGTATCTACAGGAAACGACCGACATTATGCAGCGTATCCGCGAACTCGCGGTACAGGCATCAAACGGTATCTATTCTGCGGAAGACCGTATGCAAATTCAGGTCGAAGTTTCTCAGCTTGTTGCCGAAGTCGATCGCATTGCGAGTTCCGCTCAATTTAACGGCATGAATATGCTGACCGGACGCTTTGCGCGTGAGGGCGGAGAAAATGCCGTAACAGGCTCGATGTGGTTCCATATCGGGGCTAACATGGATCAGCGTATCCGCGTGTACATCGGTACCATGACTGCGCATGCCCTCGGCGTACGCGATTTGAGCGATAACCGTACGATGACTATCGAAACTGCGGAGGATGCGAACCACAGCATCGGTACAATCGATGAGGCGTTAAAGAAAATCAACAAGCAGCGGGCAGACCTCGGCGCATACCAGAACAGACTGGAAATGGCCGTTGTCGGAATAGACATTGCTGCAGAGAATTTGCAAGCATCCGAATCACGCATCCGCGATGCCGATATGGCAAAGCAGATGGTCGAGTATACGAGAAATCAAATACTCAACCAGTCCGGTACGGCAATGTTGGCGCAGGCGAATTCCAATACCCAGCTTGTACTCTCATTATTGCGTTAA